A window from Leptothermofonsia sichuanensis E412 encodes these proteins:
- a CDS encoding caspase family protein: MAKIALLIGVSEYREGLSCLPGTQEDIQAMQRVLHSPDVGGFDQVQVLPNPDRTQMESAIEILFTENRNRMT, translated from the coding sequence ATGGCAAAGATTGCGCTGCTGATTGGGGTAAGTGAATACAGAGAGGGATTGTCGTGTTTACCTGGAACCCAGGAAGACATCCAGGCGATGCAGCGCGTTTTGCACAGCCCTGATGTGGGAGGGTTTGATCAGGTGCAGGTGTTGCCCAATCCCGATCGCACCCAGATGGAATCGGCGATCGAAATCCTGTTCACGGAGAACCGGAACCGGATGACCTGA
- a CDS encoding DUF427 domain-containing protein, with amino-acid sequence MRPNPIPPKPGQESVWDYPRPPRLEDTDSHIQVIFNGVTIADTRRAERVLETSHPPTYYIPPEDIQQDYLIPSPRTTFCEWKGQGTYYHLAVGNRRIDNVAWYYPDPTPAFASLKGYVAFYAAPMDACYVNGEKVQPQPGQFYGGWITSNIVGPFKGIPGSAGW; translated from the coding sequence ATGCGACCAAACCCGATCCCACCCAAACCCGGTCAGGAATCTGTCTGGGACTATCCGCGTCCTCCCCGGCTTGAAGATACCGACAGCCATATTCAGGTGATCTTCAATGGGGTGACGATCGCTGACACTAGACGGGCAGAGCGTGTCCTGGAAACCAGCCATCCGCCGACTTACTACATTCCGCCGGAAGACATTCAACAGGACTATCTGATTCCCAGCCCCCGCACCACCTTCTGTGAATGGAAAGGACAGGGCACCTACTATCATCTTGCCGTTGGCAATCGGCGAATTGATAATGTTGCCTGGTACTATCCAGACCCCACCCCCGCCTTTGCTTCCCTCAAAGGCTATGTTGCTTTCTATGCTGCACCAATGGATGCCTGCTACGTCAATGGCGAAAAGGTCCAACCCCAGCCTGGTCAATTTTACGGCGGCTGGATCACCAGCAACATTGTGGGACCATTTAAGGGAATACCCGGTAGCGCCGGGTGGTAG